The Sporomusa termitida genome has a window encoding:
- a CDS encoding class II fructose-bisphosphate aldolase: MKELLQDAKKRKYAVGGFNVFNFETLGAVIEVAEELKTPLVLGIPERLFKFVDVETLSAAMIRGAQKTTVPVALHLDHGYTYEGVMKAIRWGFTSVMFDGSALSFEDNLKRTKEITRIAHSLGVSVEGELGYISYYDQIKDINEENMVKPDVAHRFVEKTRVDALAVAVGTNHGVYRGGPKLNFSRLSELNNTVNVPLVMHGGSKLSKEDYQSSIQSGITKINIATDMSMAAGETIRAELAKNQSANYIHLMSMVKKGVKDSVRKYMLSFDCISKAI; this comes from the coding sequence ATGAAAGAATTACTTCAGGATGCAAAAAAGAGGAAGTATGCGGTAGGCGGTTTTAACGTATTTAATTTTGAAACTTTAGGCGCTGTTATTGAGGTGGCAGAAGAATTAAAAACTCCCCTGGTGCTTGGCATTCCCGAGCGTTTGTTTAAATTTGTCGATGTAGAAACTCTTAGCGCAGCAATGATCAGAGGTGCGCAGAAGACCACGGTGCCGGTTGCGCTCCACCTTGATCATGGTTATACTTATGAAGGGGTCATGAAGGCTATTCGCTGGGGATTTACTTCAGTTATGTTTGACGGTTCCGCTTTATCATTCGAGGACAACTTAAAACGCACCAAGGAAATTACTCGCATAGCCCATTCTCTCGGTGTTTCAGTCGAGGGTGAATTGGGCTATATTAGTTATTACGACCAGATAAAAGATATTAATGAAGAAAATATGGTAAAGCCGGATGTTGCCCATCGCTTTGTGGAAAAAACCAGGGTTGATGCGTTAGCGGTAGCGGTTGGCACCAATCACGGCGTGTACCGCGGCGGCCCTAAACTCAATTTTTCCCGCTTATCCGAACTTAATAATACGGTAAATGTGCCGCTGGTCATGCATGGCGGGTCCAAACTCAGTAAAGAAGACTATCAAAGTTCAATTCAGTCCGGAATAACCAAGATTAACATTGCCACAGATATGTCAATGGCTGCCGGCGAAACCATCAGGGCGGAACTTGCCAAAAACCAGTCGGCAAACTATATTCATCTCATGTCAATGGTAAAAAAAGGGGTTAAAGATTCAGTCCGCAAATACATGTTATCCTTTGACTGCATCTCGAAAGCAATATAG
- the rplT gene encoding 50S ribosomal protein L20 has protein sequence MPRVKKGVTAHRRHKKILKLAKGYRGSKSKLFKKANETVMKALYYARRDRRAKKGDFRKLWITRINAAARINGISYSQLINGLKKAGVEVNRKMLADLAVNDSAAFGKLVGTAREQL, from the coding sequence ATGCCAAGAGTTAAAAAAGGCGTTACTGCACATAGACGTCATAAAAAAATTCTTAAATTAGCTAAAGGTTATCGCGGTTCCAAGAGCAAGTTGTTTAAAAAAGCAAATGAAACCGTGATGAAAGCACTGTATTATGCGCGCCGGGACCGTCGCGCCAAAAAAGGTGATTTCCGTAAACTGTGGATTACCCGGATTAATGCTGCCGCCCGCATCAATGGCATTTCTTACAGCCAGCTTATTAACGGCCTCAAAAAAGCTGGGGTGGAAGTTAACCGTAAAATGCTGGCCGATCTGGCAGTTAATGATAGCGCTGCCTTTGGCAAGCTGGTAGGTACGGCCAGAGAACAACTGTAA
- the rpmI gene encoding 50S ribosomal protein L35, translating into MPKMKTRRSAAKRFKITGSGEFKRAKAFKSHILEKKSPARKRNLRKAAMVSKSDHERVVKMLPYA; encoded by the coding sequence ATGCCAAAAATGAAAACCCGCCGAAGCGCTGCAAAACGCTTCAAAATAACCGGCAGCGGTGAATTTAAACGTGCCAAAGCTTTTAAAAGTCACATTCTGGAAAAAAAATCTCCGGCTCGCAAACGCAACCTGCGTAAAGCGGCGATGGTTAGTAAATCTGACCATGAGCGCGTGGTGAAAATGCTGCCTTACGCCTAA
- the infC gene encoding translation initiation factor IF-3: MSKDTLKINEEIRARDIRLVSSTNEQLGIMSLRDALRLAGEQNLDLVEVAPTAKPPVCRIMDFGKFRYEQQKRDKEVKKKQKVVALKEVKLRPNIEDHDFNVKLKNAQRFLEDGDKVKVTIMFRGRELSHPELGKQVLVRMASLLREMANIEREAKLEGKNMIMIVAPKPNNTQAST, encoded by the coding sequence ATTAGCAAAGACACTTTAAAGATCAATGAGGAAATTCGGGCGAGGGATATTCGTTTAGTCAGCAGTACTAATGAGCAGCTGGGAATTATGTCGCTAAGAGACGCATTGCGTTTAGCCGGAGAACAAAACCTTGATTTAGTGGAGGTAGCGCCAACGGCGAAGCCGCCGGTATGCCGGATCATGGATTTTGGCAAGTTTCGGTATGAGCAGCAAAAACGTGACAAGGAAGTCAAAAAGAAGCAAAAAGTAGTGGCACTTAAAGAGGTTAAACTCCGCCCTAACATTGAGGATCATGATTTTAATGTCAAGCTCAAGAATGCCCAGCGCTTTTTAGAAGATGGCGATAAAGTCAAAGTAACGATCATGTTCAGAGGCCGGGAGCTTTCTCATCCTGAGCTTGGCAAGCAGGTGCTGGTGCGAATGGCTAGTTTGCTTAGGGAAATGGCTAATATCGAACGCGAGGCTAAGCTTGAAGGTAAAAATATGATTATGATTGTTGCTCCAAAACCTAACAATACGCAAGCCAGCACATAA
- the thrS gene encoding threonine--tRNA ligase → MSKIQMTLKDGAVREVEQGVTLAEAAAAISRNLAKAALIAKVDGKITDLTARLAKDAAVEFLTFEDNEGKDALRHTSSHILAQAVKRLYGDVKIGIGPAIANGFYYDFDTDHVFTPEDLGKIQSEMEKIVKENLPLERRVVSREEALALFGAQGEVYKQELIRDLPADAQISLYQQGEFADLCAGPHVPSTGRVKAIKLQSIAGAYWRGDEKRKMLQRIYGTSFEKKADLDAYLTMMEEAAKRDHRKLGRELDLFSIQEEGPGFPFFHPKGMVIRNELEAFWRKLHVKYGYHEIKTPIILHQKLWQQSGHWDHYRQNMYFTKIDEEGYAVKPMNCPGGILVYRAQHHSYRDFPLRTCELGLVHRHEISGALHGLMRVRSFTQDDSHIFMLPAQIKSEIKKVIELFNTVYSVFGLSYHAELSTKPDKAMGSDEVWETATTALQEALEELNMSYKINPGDGAFYGPKIDFHLQDSIGRTWQCGTIQLDMMMPEKFDLTYVGEDGQKHRPVMIHRVAYGSIERFIGILIEHFAGAFPVWLAPVQVKILPISERHAAFASTIAQEMRDQDIRVEVDDRNEKIGYKIREAQLEKVPYMLVVGDKEAETRSVSVRKRGQGDIGAMPLASFIPAVIHEIANKS, encoded by the coding sequence ATGAGCAAGATACAAATGACACTGAAGGATGGCGCAGTACGCGAAGTTGAACAAGGGGTAACACTGGCTGAAGCGGCTGCCGCAATTAGCCGCAACCTGGCAAAAGCGGCCTTGATCGCCAAGGTGGACGGCAAAATAACAGATTTGACAGCACGGCTGGCAAAAGATGCTGCTGTTGAATTTTTGACTTTTGAGGATAATGAGGGCAAAGACGCTCTGCGCCATACTTCTTCGCATATTCTGGCCCAGGCAGTTAAACGCCTGTATGGTGACGTGAAAATCGGCATTGGCCCGGCCATTGCCAATGGTTTTTATTATGATTTTGACACTGACCATGTTTTTACGCCGGAGGATTTAGGGAAAATCCAAAGTGAGATGGAAAAGATAGTAAAGGAAAACCTGCCGCTGGAGCGCCGGGTTGTAAGCAGGGAAGAAGCGCTGGCTCTGTTTGGGGCGCAGGGTGAGGTGTATAAACAGGAACTGATCCGTGATTTGCCGGCCGATGCCCAGATATCGCTCTACCAGCAGGGTGAATTTGCCGATTTATGCGCCGGCCCGCATGTGCCGTCCACCGGGCGGGTTAAAGCAATTAAATTGCAAAGCATTGCCGGCGCTTATTGGCGCGGCGATGAGAAGCGGAAAATGCTGCAGCGCATCTATGGCACTTCGTTTGAGAAGAAAGCAGATTTGGATGCCTATCTAACAATGATGGAAGAAGCGGCTAAGCGCGACCATCGCAAGTTAGGGCGTGAGCTGGACTTGTTCAGCATCCAGGAGGAAGGCCCGGGGTTTCCCTTCTTTCATCCGAAAGGTATGGTTATCAGGAATGAGCTGGAGGCTTTTTGGCGCAAACTGCATGTGAAATACGGATATCATGAAATTAAAACCCCTATTATTCTGCATCAGAAGCTGTGGCAGCAGTCCGGCCACTGGGATCACTACCGGCAAAATATGTATTTCACTAAAATTGATGAGGAAGGATATGCTGTTAAGCCCATGAATTGTCCGGGGGGGATTCTGGTATATCGTGCCCAGCACCATAGCTATCGTGATTTTCCCCTGCGTACCTGTGAACTGGGGCTGGTCCACCGTCATGAAATTTCCGGGGCCTTGCACGGGTTGATGCGGGTCCGCAGCTTTACTCAGGACGATTCGCATATTTTTATGCTGCCGGCACAGATTAAGTCGGAGATTAAGAAGGTTATCGAGCTTTTCAATACCGTATACAGTGTGTTTGGCCTTTCCTATCACGCGGAGCTGAGCACTAAGCCGGACAAGGCGATGGGCTCTGATGAAGTTTGGGAAACAGCCACAACTGCACTGCAGGAAGCGTTGGAAGAGCTGAATATGTCCTATAAAATTAATCCGGGTGATGGTGCCTTTTACGGTCCCAAGATTGACTTCCATCTGCAGGATTCCATTGGCCGTACCTGGCAGTGTGGTACCATTCAGCTGGATATGATGATGCCGGAAAAATTTGATTTAACCTATGTCGGGGAAGACGGCCAGAAACACCGGCCGGTAATGATCCATCGGGTAGCCTATGGCAGTATAGAAAGATTTATCGGGATTTTGATCGAACATTTTGCCGGCGCTTTCCCGGTTTGGCTGGCACCGGTTCAGGTTAAAATTCTGCCGATCAGTGAACGCCATGCTGCCTTTGCCAGTACCATTGCCCAGGAGATGCGCGACCAGGATATCCGGGTCGAAGTGGATGACCGCAATGAAAAGATCGGGTATAAAATTCGGGAAGCCCAGCTTGAGAAAGTACCTTACATGCTGGTTGTTGGTGACAAGGAGGCCGAAACACGCAGCGTGTCGGTCCGTAAACGCGGCCAGGGAGATATTGGCGCGATGCCGCTTGCGAGCTTTATCCCTGCCGTAATTCACGAAATTGCTAATAAAAGCTAA
- the ytxC gene encoding putative sporulation protein YtxC, protein MKLLSIGLNGTTGEIREKLECDCKTLTQEGFRVVIEELDRGSYKFLGLNISDGELSFRNYERIKNVLRTSVSQILANWIISTEEKKLINKIVTSNYCYFNQAERAIVESNAVRALTSTPADRYDLILGRILDYLDNHHELVLDGFLNFRLKDYRLQLAEVIDKVVDDFMMDLEYKEFIRVLRYFVDVQEPRVEEAHVVISGAGIFQIYDSHRKIIKNQHLDNTLLPNYSADSPGSLNHEDLLISALITIAPHNIMVHSTNRARDEEVLETVKSVFDGRVVLCDGCELCVSDFAGSSTHTEL, encoded by the coding sequence GTGAAGTTACTTTCGATTGGCCTGAACGGCACAACCGGGGAAATAAGGGAGAAACTGGAATGCGACTGTAAAACGCTGACCCAAGAAGGCTTCCGCGTAGTTATAGAAGAACTTGACCGGGGCAGTTATAAGTTTCTGGGTTTAAATATCAGTGACGGCGAGCTTTCTTTTCGTAATTATGAGCGGATTAAAAATGTGCTAAGGACTAGCGTCTCGCAGATACTTGCCAACTGGATTATCAGTACAGAGGAAAAAAAACTGATCAATAAAATCGTTACCAGCAATTACTGTTATTTTAATCAGGCGGAGCGGGCAATCGTTGAGTCTAATGCCGTAAGGGCCCTTACGTCTACCCCTGCGGACCGCTATGATTTGATTCTGGGCCGTATTTTAGATTATCTTGATAATCATCATGAACTGGTGCTTGATGGTTTTTTGAACTTCCGGCTGAAAGACTACCGCTTACAACTGGCCGAAGTGATTGACAAGGTTGTGGACGATTTTATGATGGACCTGGAATATAAGGAATTTATCAGGGTTCTGCGGTACTTTGTTGACGTTCAGGAACCGCGGGTTGAGGAAGCGCATGTTGTTATCAGCGGTGCCGGTATTTTTCAGATTTATGATTCCCACCGCAAAATAATAAAAAATCAGCATTTGGATAATACCCTGCTGCCAAACTATAGTGCCGACAGCCCCGGCAGTCTTAATCATGAGGACCTGTTAATCAGTGCGCTTATCACGATTGCGCCGCATAATATTATGGTTCATAGTACCAACCGGGCCCGCGATGAAGAAGTACTGGAGACAGTCAAAAGTGTATTTGATGGCCGGGTAGTCTTATGTGATGGCTGCGAGCTGTGTGTGTCTGATTTTGCCGGCAGCTCTACCCATACTGAGCTATAG
- a CDS encoding GRAM domain-containing protein, translated as MYSFPLAADEIIIKKCHASYTCDSEVLNGALYLTNHRLVFIGYLLSINSKYMDEVPLAHIKTLAAEKTFYIIPNVLKVVTMQDKAIKYIVKGRNQWLTAINRQIETAK; from the coding sequence ATGTACAGCTTTCCGTTAGCAGCAGATGAAATCATTATTAAAAAGTGTCATGCCAGTTATACCTGCGATAGTGAAGTTTTAAACGGAGCACTCTATTTGACAAATCACCGGCTGGTATTTATTGGCTATTTGCTGAGTATTAACAGCAAGTATATGGACGAGGTGCCCTTGGCGCACATAAAAACCCTGGCGGCAGAGAAAACTTTTTATATTATCCCTAATGTACTTAAAGTTGTTACTATGCAGGATAAAGCAATTAAATATATTGTGAAGGGCCGCAATCAATGGCTTACTGCCATTAACAGGCAAATCGAAACGGCAAAATAA
- a CDS encoding peptide chain release factor 3 produces MSNLAPETNKRRTFAIISHPDAGKTTLTEKLLLYGGAIRLAGSVKARKAQKHAVSDWMEIEKQRGISVTSSVLQFDYDGYRVNILDTPGHQDFSEDTYRTLMAADSAVMLIDVAKGVEDQTKKLFQVCKQRGIPVFTFVNKLDRYGRNPFELMEEIENILGIRAYPMNWPIGIDGKYSGIYVRKQAKIELFERGGVHGQWALPSKQGSVDDPAFKEILGAEIHQALCDDIELLDMAGDPFDFDKVAKGELTPMFFGSAMTNFGVQLFLEDFLEMAPPPMPRISSLGLINPSDDMFSAFVFKIQANMNPAHRDRLAFMRICSGKFERGMTVYHAQSGKPVKLAQPQQFLAQERTIIEEAYPGDIIGLFDPGIFGIGDTLCQEGVHFTFQDFPVFPPEQFARIQAKDTMKRKQFVKGMTQLTQEGAVQVFRQPEYGVESFVIGVVGSLQFEVLEYRLKHEYGVDILMNRLQYSVARWLCGENIDVKVMKNMDAGLLVQDIKDRPVALISNEWQLRWVMERNPDIQFLAVPEDARQV; encoded by the coding sequence ATGTCGAACCTTGCTCCCGAAACCAATAAACGACGCACCTTTGCGATTATATCTCACCCTGATGCCGGCAAAACAACCTTAACGGAAAAATTACTGCTTTATGGCGGCGCCATTCGCCTGGCAGGTTCGGTTAAGGCCAGAAAAGCTCAGAAACATGCGGTTTCAGACTGGATGGAGATTGAGAAACAGCGTGGTATTTCTGTAACCTCCAGTGTGCTGCAATTTGATTATGACGGTTACCGGGTTAATATTTTAGATACCCCGGGTCACCAGGATTTCAGTGAGGATACATACCGGACGCTCATGGCCGCCGACAGCGCCGTCATGCTGATTGACGTGGCCAAAGGCGTTGAAGACCAGACAAAAAAACTGTTTCAGGTGTGTAAACAGCGGGGGATACCGGTATTTACCTTTGTCAATAAGCTGGATCGCTATGGCCGTAATCCTTTTGAACTTATGGAAGAGATCGAAAATATTCTCGGTATCCGTGCTTACCCGATGAACTGGCCGATTGGCATTGACGGTAAATACAGTGGTATTTATGTGCGCAAGCAAGCGAAGATTGAGTTGTTTGAGCGGGGCGGTGTGCATGGTCAGTGGGCCTTGCCCTCTAAGCAGGGCAGTGTGGATGACCCGGCTTTTAAAGAAATTCTGGGGGCCGAGATTCATCAGGCCTTATGCGATGATATCGAGCTGCTGGACATGGCCGGTGATCCCTTTGATTTCGACAAGGTAGCCAAAGGCGAGCTGACCCCTATGTTTTTTGGCAGTGCCATGACTAACTTCGGTGTCCAGTTGTTTTTGGAGGATTTCTTAGAAATGGCACCGCCGCCGATGCCCAGAATATCATCACTAGGTTTGATCAATCCCAGTGATGATATGTTTTCAGCCTTCGTATTTAAGATTCAGGCCAATATGAATCCGGCCCATCGTGACCGGCTGGCTTTTATGCGGATATGCTCAGGCAAGTTTGAACGGGGGATGACTGTTTATCATGCCCAGTCAGGCAAGCCGGTCAAGTTGGCTCAGCCGCAGCAGTTTTTAGCCCAGGAGCGGACGATTATCGAGGAAGCCTACCCGGGCGATATTATCGGTTTATTTGATCCGGGTATTTTTGGTATTGGCGATACCCTGTGTCAGGAGGGGGTTCATTTTACCTTTCAGGACTTTCCCGTATTTCCACCGGAACAGTTCGCCCGCATCCAGGCCAAGGATACGATGAAACGCAAGCAATTTGTTAAAGGGATGACCCAGCTGACCCAGGAGGGGGCTGTCCAGGTTTTTCGCCAGCCCGAATACGGTGTGGAATCCTTTGTTATCGGTGTTGTCGGCTCACTGCAGTTTGAAGTGCTCGAATACCGTCTGAAACACGAATATGGCGTAGATATTTTAATGAACCGCTTACAATATTCTGTTGCCAGATGGCTCTGCGGTGAAAATATAGACGTTAAAGTCATGAAGAATATGGATGCCGGTCTGTTGGTACAGGATATAAAGGACAGGCCGGTAGCCCTGATTAGCAATGAATGGCAGCTCAGATGGGTAATGGAACGTAATCCGGACATTCAATTCCTGGCCGTGCCTGAAGATGCGCGGCAGGTGTAA
- a CDS encoding acyl-CoA dehydrogenase family protein, which produces MDFNFTPDQLDLQKMVKDFVAKEITPHALEMDKEGVVPPDLWKKLDEAGLLNLTVPEEYDGPGLDALSIALIYEELGKGCAGVATTTAANALASYPVVLLGTDAQKRKMFDVINNGKLAAFALTEPGAGSDAGAVATTAVKDGDNYIINGTKCFITNGGIADIYIIFANTRKTAGIRGLTAFIVERDTPGFSVGKEEEKMGIRASNTCELVLENVCIPAANRIGREGEGFKIAMKTLDAARPFVGAVSVGLAQAAFELAVKYSKERVQFDKPIASFQLVQAMLADMAMQIEAARLLVYKACWLKDQGVSYTKESAIAKCFAADTAMKVTTDAVQVLGGYGYSKEYPAEKYMRDAKIMQIYEGTNQIQRLVIANNILY; this is translated from the coding sequence ATGGATTTTAACTTTACTCCCGATCAATTGGATCTACAGAAAATGGTAAAAGATTTTGTTGCTAAAGAAATTACGCCTCACGCTCTGGAAATGGATAAAGAAGGTGTAGTTCCCCCTGATCTGTGGAAAAAACTTGATGAAGCGGGCTTACTTAATTTAACCGTTCCCGAAGAGTATGACGGACCTGGTCTTGATGCGCTTTCAATTGCTCTTATATATGAAGAATTAGGCAAAGGCTGCGCCGGTGTGGCCACAACAACGGCTGCCAACGCCCTGGCTTCCTATCCGGTGGTTTTATTGGGCACTGATGCCCAAAAAAGAAAAATGTTTGATGTGATAAATAACGGTAAACTGGCGGCCTTTGCCTTAACCGAGCCTGGTGCCGGGTCGGACGCCGGGGCCGTTGCCACTACCGCTGTCAAAGACGGGGATAATTATATTATCAACGGCACGAAGTGCTTTATCACCAACGGCGGTATTGCCGATATCTATATTATCTTTGCCAACACCCGCAAAACTGCCGGCATCCGCGGCCTGACGGCCTTTATCGTCGAACGGGACACACCTGGTTTCTCGGTGGGTAAAGAAGAAGAAAAAATGGGAATCCGGGCCTCCAATACCTGTGAATTGGTGTTAGAGAATGTTTGCATCCCCGCCGCCAACAGGATTGGCCGCGAAGGGGAAGGCTTTAAAATCGCCATGAAAACACTGGATGCGGCCCGGCCGTTTGTCGGCGCCGTGTCGGTCGGCTTAGCCCAGGCGGCCTTTGAACTGGCGGTCAAATATTCGAAAGAACGGGTGCAGTTTGACAAGCCGATTGCTTCCTTCCAGCTGGTGCAGGCCATGCTGGCCGATATGGCCATGCAGATTGAGGCCGCCCGCCTGCTGGTTTACAAAGCTTGCTGGCTGAAAGATCAGGGTGTATCTTACACGAAAGAATCGGCCATTGCCAAGTGTTTTGCCGCCGACACCGCCATGAAGGTTACTACAGATGCGGTGCAGGTGCTGGGGGGTTATGGGTATTCTAAAGAATACCCGGCGGAAAAATACATGCGCGATGCTAAGATTATGCAGATCTATGAAGGCACTAATCAAATTCAGCGTCTGGTTATTGCCAATAACATTCTGTACTAA
- a CDS encoding DMT family transporter, with amino-acid sequence MNLFSGEMLPLVLALISGVLMAVQGSLNALLSKAVGLLEATFVVQLTGAILVMILLFVFNLGKGNLYAWQAAPWYSWLGGIIGVGIIYLVAASIPSVGVANATTAIIVGQVLTAIIIDHFGGFGLERSACSPQQLLGLVLLAVGAKLLLK; translated from the coding sequence TTGAATCTGTTTTCAGGTGAAATGCTGCCATTGGTATTGGCGTTAATCTCAGGCGTGCTGATGGCGGTCCAGGGATCGCTGAATGCCCTGCTGAGCAAAGCGGTCGGCCTCTTAGAGGCTACGTTTGTCGTGCAATTGACCGGAGCCATTCTGGTCATGATTTTATTGTTTGTATTTAACCTGGGGAAAGGCAATCTGTATGCCTGGCAGGCTGCTCCCTGGTATTCCTGGCTGGGAGGTATTATCGGCGTAGGCATCATCTATCTGGTCGCTGCCAGCATCCCCAGTGTGGGGGTGGCTAACGCCACTACCGCCATCATTGTCGGTCAGGTGCTGACCGCGATTATTATCGACCATTTTGGCGGGTTTGGCCTGGAACGCTCTGCATGCAGCCCCCAACAGCTGTTGGGACTGGTATTACTGGCAGTTGGCGCTAAATTATTGTTAAAATAG
- a CDS encoding 3D domain-containing protein, with protein sequence MNKALFAIILCLALLLSISNPLPGTAVSPPAAETQQVIVSSPAATEAEEAAGPPEPPPLTMGMRGDKVRVVQKLLADGGFYAGNIDGVYGPITANAVRAFQRSTSLEITGTVDRETFTYLERATGEPSRYSRSLLMKASAYTAHDPGNGSYTYRGNLLRRGMAAVDPTVIPLGTRLYIKGYGYAIADDIGGAIKGQRIDLAFENRREALNFGVRKVTVYILD encoded by the coding sequence TTGAATAAAGCCCTTTTTGCCATAATTCTTTGCCTTGCCTTACTGCTTAGCATCAGCAATCCTTTGCCAGGAACGGCGGTGTCACCACCGGCAGCTGAGACACAGCAGGTTATCGTATCCTCACCGGCGGCGACAGAAGCTGAAGAAGCAGCTGGGCCGCCCGAACCGCCGCCGCTGACTATGGGCATGCGCGGCGATAAAGTCCGCGTTGTCCAGAAGCTGCTGGCAGACGGCGGCTTTTATGCCGGCAATATTGACGGTGTTTACGGTCCCATTACCGCCAACGCCGTAAGAGCATTTCAGCGCAGCACCAGTCTGGAAATCACCGGCACTGTTGACAGGGAAACCTTTACCTATCTTGAGCGGGCAACGGGTGAGCCCAGCCGCTATAGCCGGTCGCTGCTTATGAAAGCATCGGCCTATACGGCCCATGATCCCGGCAATGGCAGTTATACCTATCGCGGCAATCTGCTGCGCCGGGGCATGGCCGCTGTTGATCCGACGGTAATTCCGCTGGGAACCCGGTTGTACATCAAAGGGTACGGCTACGCCATCGCCGATGATATTGGCGGGGCTATTAAGGGGCAGCGGATTGACCTGGCTTTTGAAAATCGCCGTGAGGCTTTGAACTTTGGCGTTCGCAAAGTAACCGTCTATATACTGGACTAA
- a CDS encoding hydantoinase/carbamoylase family amidase has translation MQANPWASEWVLENLEQVAQCSREQAGTSRRTVSNAGQQVRCFITELMHDLGLVVHTDAAGNMIGRCEPAGSQAALPAVMTGSQLDAIPVAGNYDGIVGVLCSLAAVKTLRERGAGKHPLEVVVFAGEAPGHCNLANLGSKAMAGLVSEQAWKRSKEQADPAEAAALAPDFAQIRSAARPKNSIKAFLALHTEQGRILEQGRVNIGIVENIAAPTRLKMTVNGLAGPAGGILLAERQDALVSAAMIVLAVRNIAAEHDYQGTVATVTTLKTYPGTPALIPAVVEMWVEINGTKHESIIAILQAIKDEVSMIADDHDTPVAIEVISSEKPFMLDQTIVSTLESVCQGLKLSSLRLDDRIGYDVVNMAHLAPAGLILIPGGETAGNGSRRAAQAAIGAGVDVLTAMLQQLAK, from the coding sequence ATGCAAGCGAATCCTTGGGCGAGTGAATGGGTTCTGGAAAATTTAGAACAGGTGGCTCAATGTAGCCGGGAACAAGCCGGCACCTCCCGCCGGACGGTTAGCAACGCCGGTCAGCAGGTGCGCTGTTTCATTACTGAGCTGATGCACGACCTAGGTCTTGTTGTCCATACCGACGCAGCCGGCAACATGATCGGACGCTGCGAGCCGGCCGGCAGTCAGGCTGCCTTGCCGGCGGTAATGACCGGCTCTCAGCTGGACGCCATTCCTGTCGCCGGTAACTATGACGGTATAGTGGGGGTATTATGCAGTCTGGCGGCGGTTAAAACATTACGGGAGCGCGGCGCCGGCAAACATCCCCTGGAAGTAGTGGTGTTTGCCGGCGAGGCCCCCGGCCACTGCAACCTGGCGAATTTAGGCAGCAAAGCAATGGCCGGCTTAGTCAGTGAGCAGGCCTGGAAAAGAAGTAAAGAGCAGGCAGACCCTGCGGAAGCAGCTGCTCTCGCACCGGATTTTGCACAGATCCGCTCTGCTGCCCGGCCGAAGAACAGTATTAAGGCTTTTCTGGCCCTGCATACCGAGCAAGGCCGGATTTTGGAACAGGGTAGGGTGAATATTGGCATTGTAGAAAACATTGCGGCCCCCACCAGGCTGAAAATGACAGTAAACGGCCTGGCCGGTCCTGCCGGCGGCATACTGCTGGCCGAGCGCCAGGACGCACTGGTGAGCGCCGCTATGATTGTGCTGGCCGTGAGGAATATCGCGGCCGAGCATGATTACCAGGGGACAGTCGCCACCGTGACAACGCTGAAAACATATCCGGGAACCCCGGCGTTAATTCCCGCCGTGGTCGAAATGTGGGTCGAGATAAATGGCACAAAACATGAAAGTATCATTGCTATTCTGCAGGCTATAAAAGATGAAGTCAGTATGATTGCTGACGATCATGACACACCGGTAGCCATTGAGGTAATCTCATCTGAAAAACCGTTTATGCTTGATCAAACCATCGTCAGTACACTGGAAAGTGTCTGCCAGGGACTAAAACTTTCCAGTCTGCGCCTGGACGACCGCATTGGCTATGATGTGGTGAATATGGCCCATCTGGCCCCGGCCGGGCTGATATTAATCCCCGGCGGCGAAACGGCCGGCAACGGCAGCCGCCGGGCGGCACAAGCCGCGATTGGCGCCGGCGTCGACGTATTGACAGCCATGCTGCAGCAATTAGCAAAATAA